Proteins encoded by one window of Melospiza melodia melodia isolate bMelMel2 chromosome 9, bMelMel2.pri, whole genome shotgun sequence:
- the LOC134422076 gene encoding dual specificity protein phosphatase 13B-like, translating into MAWDSLCSQDLRRPRIRSASSGMPDSGSSTGTPSLEELRRLLCTRTHPTGHVDEVWPNLYVGDLYVARDKAQLSRLGISHVVNAAAGRFRINTGPKFYSDLPVHYYAVEAEDNPNFDLSIHFYPVAHYIREALNSPRGKVLVHCAMGISRSATLVLAFLMICEGLSLTAAIQTVRSHRGICPNSGFLQQLRDLDLRLGRGSGRGAEAC; encoded by the exons ATGGCCTGGGACTCCTTGTGCAGCCAGGACTTACGGCGGCCTAGGATAAGAAGTGCCTCAAGCGGGATGCCCGACAGcgggagcagcactgggacaccGTCCCTGGAGGAGCTGCGGCGCCTGCTCTGCACACGCACACACCCCACAGGGCACGTGGATGAAGTCTGGCCAAACCTTTATGTGGGAGACCT GTACGTTGCTCGCGACAAGGCGCAGCTGAGCCGCCTGGGCATCTCCCACGTGGTGAACGCCGCTGCCGGGAGGTTCCGCATCAACACCGGGCCCAAGTTCTACAGCGACCTGCCTGTGCATTACTACGCAGTAGAAGCAGAGGACAACCCCAACTTTGATCTCAGCATTCACTTCTATCCAGTTGCTCACTACATCAGAGAAGCACTGAATTCCCCAAGAG GCAAAGTTCTGGTTCACTGTGCAATGGGAATCAGTCGGTCTGCAACTCTGGTCCTGGCTTTCCTAATGATCTGTGAAGGTCTGTCCCTCACCGCCGCCATTCAGACTGTGCGCTCCCACAGAGGCATCTGCCCCAACTCCGGCTTCCTCCAGCAGCTTCGGGACTTGGACCTCCGGTTAGGGAGGGGCTcaggcagaggagcagaggcCTGCTAG